In Mangifera indica cultivar Alphonso unplaced genomic scaffold, CATAS_Mindica_2.1 Un_0090, whole genome shotgun sequence, the genomic stretch AAAATAGACAAAGAACTAGGTTTTGAAACCAGAACTCGTGAAAAAAACAGACTTTCTGCAGCTCAACTTGAGAAACTAGGAACCAAAGAGCCCAGTCGGTTAGGACTTAAAAGAGGTTCTTTTTTTGTGTTGCTTTTGAACGTTTGGGTCTAAGACAATTCAGTCGAGGTACTCAGGAAACGGGGGATTCACACAGAAAATAAGAGAGGTTGCAGGGCAAGAGTCAAGAGGCCATAACCAAAGTGGAGCACAAAGCAATGTAAAAATGGAATTTCAGGATACGAAAGGATGGACTTCTATATGTAactgaaaaataacataaacccTAATCAACACGTGGCATTCTGATTGCTTTGATGTCATCAATCAGAAACAGATGAATTTTATATCCCTTGACTTAAAAGAAGTGTTGCTTCAGCCATTCAAGTGTTTTCTTGCAAATCTTATATTTGCTCtgttttggtgattaattttgACTAGAGAGTAGTCATCTTTACACTCAATGCATTGCTTCATCTATATGACTTTGCCttgtgttaaatattttttcaacatttagtAATCATTTAATGCCTTCACTCCAATTCAATATTTATGCATTTACCAACTCATATATAACTCCCTGAGTAATTTATGAACATCTTAAATAAGATAGAAAGATAAAGTTCTGTTTTTTATTGAGAGGAAAACTTTTCGATCTTCTCTgagaaaaatatacatatttattgaCCTATAAGGTAACAACTCATCTATAAAGAATGATTGGGTGCTGAGTCAGTATTTGGAGATGGTGTGGATGCTTTCACACTGAATGGGAGGCTAAGTTTGCCACGtttgaatttgtatatataaagaTAAGGTTAGATATGGGAGCCAAGAAAAAGCCACAACCACCACTCACTCGCTTACTAATCAATTATAGTGGACAGGCTAGTTGTACTAGCAACTCCATGATCTGAGCTTAGAAATAAACCAAAATGAAGACCTCTGCAGTTCTGAGAACTAAATTCTACCCCCCAACTTTCGCCAACCTCTACGACTCAACTGcaaatccttcatttttcaTCCCCATCAAAACCGCTTCTTGTTTGAAACACCCCACTTCACATTCAGCTTCAAGAATTGTTTCCAGCATTAGACATACTCTGAGGCACTCTATAGAAACCTGTCACATGGACGAGCCCTTGGCTTTAAAATCTGAAGGAGAGTTTCTTCAAGTTTTGCCGCATGAGTACTCAAGGTTTCTGTTGATTGGAGCTGTCTCAGTAGGCTTTGCGTTATTGTTTATGGGGTTAGATGACCAAAAGGCCCTAGCTTTGGGGCCTGAAGGGCCATTAGTAGAGGAGTTTTGGGAAAATGTTAGGAGATACGCACTTTATGCTCTTACAGTCAGTACTGGTGCTCTGTACACTATCCTTTTGCCCATATTTGAGTTGCTAAAGAATCCTATCTCTGCAATTCTCCTTTTGATGATTCTGGGTGGCAGCATCTTCGTTATTTCTCAAGTACTTTCAGCCATGGTTGGTGTCACTGAATTTAATTACGATTATAGCTATTAGATTGAGAGTATACTTTTGGTTTTTATATGCGGATTTATTTGAGTTCTTAATTTTGCGGCTTTTAGCTTATCTGTACTCTTCACTTATGGGTAATTGCCTTATTTTTCACTTTATGGATATGCTTTTGGTTATACCATGCCTTAAATGCGATGAATGCTTTGATATTAAATGGTAAATGGTAAAACAGTTGAAATTAGTAAGTTAAAAATCATatgaatttcatattaaaagtttatattttcctatcaaattttatattttgtgctTATGAACAAAcgttaataaaaaatctcactTAAACTATCAATAATTTTGCTATAACATACGAGAGTAAATAAATCAATACCCTTTATTAACAGTATAACACAATAGATATCAAGCTAGCTCTTcacaataacaaaatatttcaaatgttACAACCATTTTGTATCATTATTCATTCaatctttttccatttttattgaGGAATCACTGTATATGCTTATCATAGACAAAGGAATGGTTACTTAAAACATATACACTATCAACATTCAGTGTGCTCGACCATCATGATCGTTTCAGCAGCAACAAACGTTCGATATGGATAAAGGGTAGCGAAAACTGTTAGCATACTGGAAGGAGAGAGTTTCTCCAGGACCAAGAGGCTCCCCATCATTGACAAGGCAATCACCAAAATAAACTCGCCTAAACACTCTAGGATTTACCAACCTGGCAGAGCTGAACCATCCACAACTTACATGAATGTTGGAGATACTGCAACCTGAGACATACATACAGGATTTAAACTGTGTATGAGAGAATTCCGTTAGGGAGTGGAACAGTAGAgccttgaaaaatattacagtatTATCCTTCCGACAAGCTGAGCCAATCCTGTTTCCATCACCGTCATCTGCATCATTTTTAAGTATGAGCTTTTGGCACAAAAAGGTTCCTAGTTCAGAGGAAATAGAgcctaagatttttttattttggaccTCCAAGTTGAGACCTCTCAACCTAAGAAGCCTGCCAAGAAGAGAATGAGATTTCTCGGGATATCAACGATTCTGTGTTTGAGCAGCACTTCTCCCATGGTGATTCTGACTCAACCTCTCACGTAAACTGATCTGAAAATGCAGCAAAGCAAATTACTAGCATTCAAACACTCGAAGACATTGTAGTGACAAACCAAAACTACTAATCTAAAACAGAATAAAAAAGACATTATGATGATACATACATTCAAAACACTAACTAGAGAGAATTGAACAAGTACAGACAACAGCAGCAGAACAGTTATTTTGCTTGGCTCGATATGGAGGCAGCAGAAGTAAAATCTAAGCAGGTAGCTGTGACAGAAAGCGTGTAACAACATAAGTAGCTTGCTTTTTGCACAAGTATCCGTGTGGAATGGTTTTATTAATGTATCTCCATTAACAAGAAACAATGGAGATAGAAATTGATATATGAAGACACATTAATTGGGTTCAACCCAGTAGGAGTATGATGATGTAGCAATCATGGATGACATGGTTCGGGAACAAAACATGCTGAAATGGCATGCTTATGTGGAGAATCGTGTGAAGGAAATGTTTAATTTAAGTAACCTAATACTATTATTCACATTATTTTTCTATAGTGTgagttattaaatatatttttagaatgattttgttgattttagttATTTTGTAGAGTCCTAATTTCCTATTAAAgttatttcttaaatttgtttttcCAGTGTCTTAGTTTCCAATggaattaattatttgtgttattattttaattaattgtcctAGTCCAATTATTTAAAGGACATAgtgtttgcaattttttttcattcattaagAAATCCTGTGAAAGATGTCACAGTCCcgcatatatgtatatatatgcatatccAAGCACCCCATCAGAACTCAATTAGCCcggagaaagagagagatggcTCTGAAGTGGACAGTCCATGCAGCATGCGACGTTTTAGGCAACAACAAAAACATTTATCGATTGTTGAGTGGTAGTGATATATAGCTACAAACTTGGATAGACAAGTAGTAGAAGCAACAGAAGGAGCATGCAGTGTAGATACACAGATGAATTGAAGCCTTCATAAGGAAAATGAAGGAAGAAATAATCAGGATTGAAGCTCAAAGACAGCTACCTAATCACAGTTTAATTATCAGTGTACATTCTGCATTCTGACATTCATAAAAGATTTTGTTCACAGTTGAGGAGATTCCTCCCGTTCCTAAACAACCCACCACCAGATTGAGACTTATAAACTCATTTAGGTTACCTTCTTATTGCATACCAAGCCATCCTAATCAGCCCATCTATCTAGTAAACCCCATTTGCAACTACAAGTAGAAGAATGGCCCGACACCTTCAATTCAAGACTAGCTCAATACCAATCTGAAAAAAGGATAAAGGATAAAAATCTTCAAAGTTCATGATAATCCATATTAAGGAATAAATCAATCAACTAACTTACATGTGTAATTATGAACAATAGTGTTAGGTTTCATTGTATCATTTATGCTTATTTCACTTACTTACCTACTCAATGAGCACACAAGCAATTTTATCCCACTTCCCATCTCTATCATAACTATCCTTACTGAGAGTTCAATAAACATATATGGGTTTGTTGTTGGTATGGGGAAGAAAGACAAGAGTCTTGCTTTTGTCATCTACCCATACAATACTTcgaaaaaaattgacaatttagGCAAATGGCAAGGGCTTAATGAAAAAGTATTTCAATAATACTTAATATACAAATCATAAATTATGACAGACAAAAacttattaacattttattgtatgattaaatgattttgaattaaaaaataaaatttaatcatataataacacatcagtTTATTTGTATCAGTTCATAATAATTagtatttcatataatttattttttatgaaaaattgtattattcttaaataaatcttatatttacaaaatacgAGAGATGTTAAGTATTAtgtaagatatttatatatatctaacatttctttcatactttgttgatataagatttgtttaaaatgttataGAAATACTTTAAAACAAAGATGAGAAGCTACCAAAGTACATGTCTCTtcatttaaattgttttgatcTTActcatgtttatttttataagccaCTTTTAGTTTGTCATTTTCGTTGAACAAGtcattaattcattatatttaagCTTGAATGGCTTTCCCACTAAGTTTATTATTACTTCAAAGTGCTTGGTTTAAGCATATTTTAGCGGTTAAGCAATTGGATTACTCAAAAACAAGAGCTTTCTATCAACAACCAATGATAATCAAATTCTCTCCTTATCTTCAATGCTAGCTAGCTAGCTAATGTTATTGTTCATAGACCAGAATTGAAAAGCAGATAAACATTTCTTTCATTGATGCAATCCTTTCACAATCTTATCTTCAAAATCATGGCAAGTTATATTCAAGTTTTATGaccatttatttattcatatttttacctaatttttttttatcttataagtTTCAAATAATACCTACCATTTATCACTGTCAGCctcataaaacaaacaaaatcccTATTAATGAAGTGGGGTTTTTTAGTTTTAGATGAACCAactaaaaaatgtgtaaaatcactaaattaaataaacacactcgaattaatataaaacataaagagaaaaaacGTGTAATATATCTTGGTTCTTCCGAAACAGAATTATGTCTAAtagaatcaatattattttaatatttgtttatcttACTTGTTAAAATGAATGTATTTGTTAATGAACAGTTATATCAATCATACTACAACAATCCTACTAATCAAAGTGGTTGTAAAATGTTTGTCAATTCAAGGACAGACTGTCTAGTCATACATTGAGTTAAAAGGTTGATGCAGATGGACTTTCAGGTGAAAACACTTACATCATACAAATCTCAAAAATTCTCTAGTGTTTTTAAGATAAGAACCAGAGTTTTATAGATTCAGGTTCAAATGTTAGGAACTTCATGATATCCACATACAAGATTTCACATACAATCTATTACTTTCATCCTCGTAAAACAGACAGAAATTGCCCCATTAATCAGAAGGGAACTGTGAAAGTGCCTGTCTTGGAAAATTGAGAATGAGTATATTGAAACATGAAGATCTGGGAATGAAACCATGAGGAAATGTTAttgaaataatgttttaaaatgtGAAGGAGATAATGTCGTTGGTTTATGatgatttgtgttaaaaaaatgatatcatgttgatagaaagaaagaaataaagtaaTGGTTACTGTCAAAATGAGAGCCGACTAGGCCGGCTCTTATACAATGTAACTTTCAGATATTGCTTGAGATTAAAGGAAGATCCTTCCTCTCTTTGTGGTCAATTCCTTGGAGGCATGGACTCTCTTTGTGTTTCACGCTAAACCCTCTTATTAAAACCCCTCCCCTCCTTCATTGTTGCATTAGAAAACTAAGCTTGCCAAAAAGTAATCGAAGAGAAGAGATGGTTGGTTTTAATGAAGTTAAACTAGGAGGAGTAGAAGAGCTCTCTCTTGCTCACCCTGACCCTGTTGTATTGGAATTCAATCGTTTGCAGAACCAGATCAAAGGTTTGTGCATGCCTCTCTTGTTGATCCTGAGAAGTTCTGTCAATAGAACTTGATGATCATGTCCACTGTTTCAATATACAACTGCCAAACTTTTATGGAAATTTCGAGGGTGTTATGAcaatcattaataaatacaCTTCATGATAGTAATTTTTTTGACATAATTGCAGAAAAGGACAGGAAGTTTGGAGTTGCCCAGGGTGAAATCAAGGCATTGCGAGCAACCAATGTCCAGAAGGAAAAGGCTATAGAAGAGGTACTGAGCAATTTTATGGAAGAAAATATAGTTTAAGTTTGGCTGTTTTTATGCACAGACATTTTATAATCTCATGTACAATTATTGCAGCACAGAATAAGATGTGCCATGAATTTGGTTCTGTTATTGCATATTTTAGAGTTAgaatttgtttttccttttgtaCAGCTCAGAAATGAAGTTAAGAAATTGGATGAGAAACTTACAGTGACTGAAAATCTTCTAGAACATAAGGTGGGTCGAGGTCTTACAATCGTGTGTATATTGCTTTTCTTTGTGGAAATAAGGTACCTAATTATTCTTGTTCAATTGTGACTCAATGCAGAACCTGGAAATCAAAAGGCTAACAAATGAGAGGAGAGATGCAATGGCTTCTCGATATGCTGCAGAAGCTACTCTTAGAAGGGTGCATGCAAATTTAAAGGATGATGATTCTGTTCCTACTGAGTCTGTTCTTGCTCCTTTGAAGGCAGAGATTAAGATGTATAAAAATGAGGTATGGAATGAATATGTCAAAAAATGAATGTATATGCTCTTGTGTTTATTCATTTTCTCCTGCTGCAAGCACATATGGCATTCTCAGGTTGCAGCACTTCAAGAGGATAAGAAGGCGTTGGAACGTCTCACTAAATCGAAGGAGACAGCTCTTCTTGAAGCAGAAAGGATTTTGCGAAGTGCTTTGGAAAGAGCTTTGATAGTTGAGGAGGTTCAAAACCTGAACTTTGAATTGAAGAGACAGATCGACATCTGCCAGGCACGATAACTACCAGAATCTAGCACTTTCTGTGTGTATACAACATGAACTATGGAgtattttagttaaattcaaTATATGCATTTGCAGGAGGAGAACAAAATCCTTGAGAAAACCAATCATCAAAAGGTATTAGAGGTCGAAAAGCTTAGCCAAACCATTACAGAACTTGAGGAGGCTGTTCTGGCAGGTAGAGGTGCAGCCAATGCTATCCGTGACTTTAGGCGACAGATTGCTGAACTAAATGTAGGTTTCCTTGTCTGCTGATTTTGAGAATTCAGATTAGAGATTGTGAAGCTATTGCTCCCACTAACAGGATTGTGGATGAGGGCTAAGCTATGCATTGGTTTGGTTCTTAACCTGATACTTATTTTTCAGGAGGAAAGGAGGACATTGGAGAGGGAGTTGGCCAGAGTTAAAGTTTCGGCTAATCGGGTAGCAACTGTGGTGGCTAATGAGTGGAAGGATGAGAATGACAAAGTTATGCCTGTGAGGCAGTGGTTGGAAGAGAGGAGGTTGATGCAGGTAATtcttttatagagaaaaagcTCTTGGAGCCCAAATTTGCAGATCTTTCCCTTAAGATTTATAGCACTTCTATGTTTGAGTGTTTTTAAATTGATCAACAAATTATACCATGAGGACAGCCTAGGAAGAACACCACTGAAGGTTTCTTGTATGATCAACCACATCCTTTTATATGCAGGCAGAAATGCAAAGATTGAAAGACAAGCTAGCTATATCAGAGAGAACAGCTAAGGCAGAAGCACAACTGAAggttaaatttgatttcttcatttaatcatattcttgaattagttaaatttttttgtgctAATGGGAACTTACTTCAGGATAAACTGAAGCTGAGGCTAAACACATTGGAAGAAGGCTTAAAGCGTGTATCAAGTTTCTCTGTAAATCCTAGTGTGTTTCGCAGATCCCCCAAAACAGAAAAGTCCAGTAACATTTTAGGATTCTTAACGTCAAATGATAGACTCAGGAAGAGGTCTACATCACAGCCAAGGGCTTCAACAAACAACGGAGGCTCTGTtttgcagcagcagcagcagccaAAGATTGAAAATGGAACATATAGTCCTACCAGAGGGCTAAATAAGGCTGATAACTTGCACAAGAGAGAGAATATGCTGAGAAAAAGTATGTGGCCATCAAGAAGTAAGGTTGTTGATAGTAGTGGAAAGGAAAATACTGAAGTGAAGGAGAACACTGACACCAATGTTGATAAGTTTAAGGGTGATCACTCAGCCGTTCCAGTAGAAATCAGAAACAGAACTGGTGGCAGCCTCGAGGACTCACAAAATAACAAGGGAAATGCAAATCCTGATAGTGAAGACATGGTTTCCGGGTTCCTATATGACAGATTAC encodes the following:
- the LOC123207640 gene encoding uncharacterized protein LOC123207640 — encoded protein: MKTSAVLRTKFYPPTFANLYDSTANPSFFIPIKTASCLKHPTSHSASRIVSSIRHTLRHSIETCHMDEPLALKSEGEFLQVLPHEYSRFLLIGAVSVGFALLFMGLDDQKALALGPEGPLVEEFWENVRRYALYALTVSTGALYTILLPIFELLKNPISAILLLMILGGSIFVISQVLSAMVGVTEFNYDYSY
- the LOC123207626 gene encoding microtubule-associated protein 70-5-like; protein product: MVGFNEVKLGGVEELSLAHPDPVVLEFNRLQNQIKEKDRKFGVAQGEIKALRATNVQKEKAIEELRNEVKKLDEKLTVTENLLEHKNLEIKRLTNERRDAMASRYAAEATLRRVHANLKDDDSVPTESVLAPLKAEIKMYKNEVAALQEDKKALERLTKSKETALLEAERILRSALERALIVEEVQNLNFELKRQIDICQEENKILEKTNHQKVLEVEKLSQTITELEEAVLAGRGAANAIRDFRRQIAELNEERRTLERELARVKVSANRVATVVANEWKDENDKVMPVRQWLEERRLMQAEMQRLKDKLAISERTAKAEAQLKDKLKLRLNTLEEGLKRVSSFSVNPSVFRRSPKTEKSSNILGFLTSNDRLRKRSTSQPRASTNNGGSVLQQQQQPKIENGTYSPTRGLNKADNLHKRENMLRKSMWPSRSKVVDSSGKENTEVKENTDTNVDKFKGDHSAVPVEIRNRTGGSLEDSQNNKGNANPDSEDMVSGFLYDRLQKEVINLRKFCDTKESSLNAKDQEIKMLMKKVEALTKAVEFEPSKVKREATAKEKGATSMKPDDRKNTRSISSSRRGTKAP